The DNA sequence ACGTACGACCAGATCGTCGCCCACGCCCGCCGGGACCACCCGGACGAGGCGTGCGGCGTGGTCGCGGGACCGGCCGGGAGCGACCGTCCGGAGCGTCTCGTGCCGATGCTGAACGCGGCCAGGTCCCCGACGTTCTACGAGTTCGACTCCGCCGACCTGCTGCGGCTCTACCGCGAGATGGAGGAGCGCGACGAGGAGCCGGTCGTGATCTACCACTCGCACACGGCGACCGAGGCCTACCCGTCGCGCACCGACGTCTCGCTCGCCCAGGAGCCCGGCGCGCACTACCTGCTCGTCTCGACCCGTGAGCCGGATCACACCGAGCTCCGGTCGTACCGGATCGTGGACGGCGAGGTCACCGAGGAAGAGGTCTCGGTGGTCGAGACGTTGACCGAGTCGGCAGTGCCCACCGACGGTTCTTCTTGAGGAGTCAGTCCAGCGATGAGCATCGAGGTCCGGATCCCGACGATCCTGCGGCAGTACACCGGCGGCGACAAGGCCGTCGAGGGGTCGGGCAGCACGCTGGCCGAGCTGATCGACGACCTCGAGTCGCGCCACTCGGGGCTGCGCAACCGGCTGGTGGACGAGAAGGGCCTGCGCCGGTTCGTCAACGTCTACCTCAACGACGAGGACGTCCGCTTCCTGGGTGGCCTCGAGACGTCGGTCAAGGACGGCGACAACGTGACCGTGCTGCCGGCCGTCGCCGGCGGCTGACGCCGAGGACCTGGGCACGCCCGTGCGATACGACTCGCTGCTGGACTCGGTCGGCAACACGCCGCTGATCGGGCTCCCGCGGCTTTCGCCGTCGGAGGACGTGCGGCTCTGGGCCAAGCTCGAGGACCGCAACCCGACCGGCTCGGTCAAGGACCGGCCGGCGCTCTGGATGGTCGAGCAGGCGGAGAAGTCGGGCCAGCTGCGCCCGGGGTGCACCATCCTCGAGCCGACGTCGGGCAACACCGGCATCTCGCTGGCGATGGTGGCGCGGCTCAAGGGCTACCGGCTGGTGTGCGTGATGCCGGCCAACACGTCGGTCGAGCGGCGCCAGCTGCTGGAGATGTGGGGCGCCGAGATCGTGTCGTCGCCGGCCGAGGGCGGGTCGAACGAGGCGGTGCGGGTGGCGAAGGCGCTCGCCGCCGACCACCCCGACTGGGTGATGCTCTACCAGTACGGCAACCCGGCCAACGCCGAGTCGCACTACGCGACCACGGGTCCGGAGATCCTGGCCGACCTGCCGTCGATCACCCACTTCGTGGCCGGGCTCGGCACGACCGGCACGCTGATGGGTGTCGGGCGGTTCCTGCGCGAG is a window from the Actinomycetes bacterium genome containing:
- a CDS encoding M67 family metallopeptidase yields the protein MLRIDRATYDQIVAHARRDHPDEACGVVAGPAGSDRPERLVPMLNAARSPTFYEFDSADLLRLYREMEERDEEPVVIYHSHTATEAYPSRTDVSLAQEPGAHYLLVSTREPDHTELRSYRIVDGEVTEEEVSVVETLTESAVPTDGSS
- a CDS encoding MoaD/ThiS family protein; this translates as MSIEVRIPTILRQYTGGDKAVEGSGSTLAELIDDLESRHSGLRNRLVDEKGLRRFVNVYLNDEDVRFLGGLETSVKDGDNVTVLPAVAGG
- a CDS encoding cysteine synthase, which encodes MRYDSLLDSVGNTPLIGLPRLSPSEDVRLWAKLEDRNPTGSVKDRPALWMVEQAEKSGQLRPGCTILEPTSGNTGISLAMVARLKGYRLVCVMPANTSVERRQLLEMWGAEIVSSPAEGGSNEAVRVAKALAADHPDWVMLYQYGNPANAESHYATTGPEILADLPSITHFVAGLGTTGTLMGVGRFLREQVPGVEIVAAEPRYGELVYGLRNLDEGFVPELYDESVLTSRYSVGPRDAVRRVRELLDNEGLFAGFSTGAIAHAALGIAARAHAEGRRADIAFIVCDAGWKYLSTGAYAGTLDEAEARLEGQLWA